The DNA sequence CGACAAACGCCACCCAGAAGGTGGGAATAGACGCTGCCCTGAAGTCGAACAGTGGGTTGGGCGCCTTGCGCTCACGGACAACGAACAACACGCCCGACACCAACACGACCGCCCAGAGACCCCAGATGACCGGCGTCAGCCCCTGCGGGAGGATCACTATGCTCAGGACGAAGCAGGCGATCATCACGACGCTCAGACCGCCGCCGGGATGATCAACCGGTGCATCGCTTTCGCCGGCACTCTTAGGTAGCAGCTTGAAACCTGCGACGAAAACCAACACGGCCAACGGAATCGTGATCGCAAAGACCGAGCCCCACCAGAAGACGCCCAACATCCAGCCACCGAGGATCGGTCCGAGGATGGACGTGCCTGTGCCGATGCCGGTCCACAGGGCAATCGCCTTGGTCTTGCCCACGCCGCTCCACAACGATGAGATCAACGACAGTGTGGTCGGGTACAGCATGCCGCAAGAAACTCCGACGAGCATCTGCGCGATGATCAGCATCAACGCCGAAGTCGCGAACACCGACGCCAGCGAGAACGGGACGCAGAGTGCAGCACCGATGAGCAACAACTTCCTGCGTCCGTGCCGATCCCCGACTGCCCCGAGGTAGAGCACGGTCGCAGCGATCCCCAATTGATACGCGTCGGTGATTCCGGTCAACTCGGTGTTGGTCGCCTGTAGCGCCCGCCCAATGGACGGTAGAGCCACGTTCGAAATTGACGTGTTGATGTTGGCGACAATTGCCCCGGTTATGAGGGTGGCAAGCACGAGCCCGGCCTGTGCCGGTTTTCCGCTGAGGATGCCCGGAGAGGCTTGGCCTGCGCTGGTCGTCCCCACGCCGGAATACTCCCACCTGAGGTGGCCGGATTCCTGTCAGTACGCGGCCAGCCGAGTCGCTTCCTCTTTGAGTCAGGTACCGGCAAACACCGGCTTGCCGACCACCCGAGAGGATAGTTCCGACCGCAGTACGCGGTTGCCACGTTGACCTGGAGGCGGACCATGTCCGAACCAACTGTTCGCCGGACGCTCGCGACGATGCGGTGGTCGGATATGGATGCGCTCGGACACGTGCACAACATCAAAATGCTTGAGTACTACGAGGCCGCAAGGGCCGAATTGATTCACGAAGTATTGGATCTGGGTGCGCCTGCCGATATCGGCTTGGTCGTCCGGCATCACGACATCGACTACCTGGCTCCCCTGGTCTATCGGTCGTCCCCGATTGCGGTGGACATGGTGGTAGATCGGATCGGCTCAACATCGTTCAGCCTGTCCTACACCGTCACCGAGCCCGACAACTCAGTCATCTATAGCCGAGCGAGCACGGTCATCGTGGCGATCGAGAAGACAACCGGCAAGCCCAAGCAACTCCCCGAGTTCCTGCGGGGCCACCTCAGACGCTACCTACAGCTCAAGGCTTCTTAGCGGTCGAACGAACCTCTGCCAGACACGCACGCATTGCTGCGGAAGAAATCATCGATTGGCTGCATCCAACCCGGGTGCGCCCGGCGATAGAAGGTTGAGGGTCCCAATCGGGGATCAACGTCCGAGGGAGCATGATGAAACTCAAGTACATCGGCATTGCCGCCGTCGCCGTGGTCGCTCTGGCCGGGTGCAGTTCGACTGCAAGTTCCACCACTTCCGAGAGTCCCACCGCGTCTGCCTCGGTTTCGCCAACAGCAACCGGAGACGTAGTCGCCGTCGCGGCGGGCAATCCCACTACAACCACGCTGGTCACGGCGGTAGAGGCAGCAGGATTGGTCGAGACGCTGCAGGGGCCTGGGCCGTTCACCGTCTTCGCGCCCACTGATGAAGCGTTCGCCGCACTTCCAGCCGGCGTTTTGGACAAGCTGGTCCAGCCGGAGAACAAGGCCACCTTGCAGAAGATTCTCACCTATCACGTTGTGTCCGGTGCGGTGTATTCCTCCGATATCAAAGCGGGCAAGGTCAAGACCGTTGAGGGTCAAGACGTGACTCTGAGCACGACCGATGGCGTCACGATCAACGGGGCAGCAGTCAGCACGGCTGACGTTCCCGCAACCAACGGGGTGGTTCACCTCATCGACCAGGTGCTCGTTCCACCGGGCGTCGACGTGAGCAAGCTGAAGTAGCAAGAACACCCACGATGATCGGGTGTCGGTGGTCCTAGCGGCTACCGGCACCCGATTCTTGTTGGGCTGGACTCGATGTTTCTTGCGCCTCCTGCCGACTTGAACTCAGGCGTTGCTCACCCCTTGGTGGCGAACCCGGGTGGCGACAACTGGCGAGGTCCGATCAAGAGCGCGACAATCGCGGGGTGCAGAGCCCATCGCGAAGTCCTTCAGCTAGACGAGTTGCGCTGATCGGAGCACCGTTCAATTCGGCCGGAACCGCGGGTGGTGTTGCCAAGGGACCCGCCGTGTTGCGGGAGTCCGGCCTGTTGGCACGCATGCACTCGTCGGGAGTTTCAGTGCGAGACACCGGTGACGTCGCGGTTGGTTCTCCCCAGCCCCTGCGTGACGCCCTGACCGGACTACTTGCGATCGGATCACTGCAAGCGACGACTGTGGGCCTCACTGATGCGGTAGCGGGGACCATCGCGGCTCAGCAGATACCCCTGGTACTCGGCGGCGACTGTGCGGTGCTTGTCGGCGCCATAGCGGGAGCGGCCTCACGCGAGGCAACCCCTGGGTTGATTTTCATCGACGGACATGAAGATGCGTGGCCACCGTTGGTGAGTCATTCGGGAGAGGTAGCTGATAGCGAGCTCGGTTTGCTCTTGGGGATCAATCAGCTTGACCCGGCATCGATACTGGCAAGGGGTCTCCACATTCTGCCAGGGGCCAATGTGGCAGTCCTCGGTCCACGAGACGAGCGCGAGATTTCAGCTAGCGGTATCCCGAGCATTGCCGAACGAGTCGGGGTGTTCCTGGACGCTAGTGGACTGGTGAATGACTTGGATTCCGGCAAGACCGTCGCTCAGAACTTCGCTAGCAGAGGGCTGAGTTGGTGGTTGCACGTTGACTTGGACGTTCTGTCCACGGNNNNNNNNNNNNNNNNNNNNNNNNNNNNNNNNNNNNNNNNNNNNNNNNNNNNNNNNNNNNNNNNNNNNNNNNNNNNNNNNNNNNNNNNNNNNNNNNNNNNGGGGTATCGGTTTGCATCTACAACCCTGACCTTGACCCTAATCGGGTCGGAGCGGCCTCCGTCGTCGAATTCCTGACTGAGCTGGTCGCAGAGCTGAGTCAAGCAAGTTGACGCTCAGTCGACTGCAACATGATCACCGGCAGGGTCCAAGGAGTTGCCAAACCCCCGCAGAAGGGGAAGGCTGAAGGACCGGAATCAAGTTCGGCCTTTGCGAGAGGATCGTATGTCCGCTGCTGCAATGACGTCGCAGGATGCACTGTGGCTTTCGATGGATCGACCGAACAATCTGATGGTCATCGACACGGTCATGTGGTTTCGCGAGACGCCCGATTGGGACGCTGTTCGGCACGTCGTCGCTGACCGCCTCGTCGCCAACTTCCCGGTATTCCGCTCTCATCCGGTCGTTGACGGTGATGGTTGGGCGTGGGAAGAGGACTCTGCGTTTGATATCAACCAGTGTCTGAAGGTCGTTGAACTGCCCGAGCCGGGTGACCTGATGGTCTTACGCAGCTTTGTTGCGTCGCAACGCAGCATCGCCTTCGACAAGTCCGGACCACTGTGGACGATGCACCTGATCAACAACGTTCGGTTCGAGGACGGCACTGTCGGTGCCGCGATAATGGCGCGGTTCCATCACTCGATTGCCGATGGGATTCGCTTGGTGCAGGCAGTTATCAGCTTGTGCGACATCGAAGACGATGGCCTACCGCCGGTTGGTCGGAAACTGCGCAACTCCACCACGCCAATTGCCATTGCCCGGTCGACGGCACGTAACGCGGTTAAGAGCGTCGCCGACGTCGGTAGCGCAACGGCATCGACCGTGCTCGGTGCGGCAGGGTCCGTCGGCGTCGTAGCCAGCACGGCCCTAGCCGGTGACCCTGTCGGCGCGGCAGGCGGAGTCGTTGACGGCGGCAGGAATCTCGTGACCCTGGGAGTCAAGGCGATGCGCTACCCGGAGCGTGTGATGGACGTCAATCTACTCGTCAGCTCACCGGACAATCGAATTGCCAACGACGTCGGCACGGTCGGAAAGCTCCTACTTGCCGGCAGCAGCGTCGAGACCGTCTGGAGTGGTACCCCGTCAGTGGAGAAGGATGCCGGGTGGGCTCCGGTCGTCGAATTGGTGGACGTCAAGGCGATCGGTAGGGCAACGGGAACGACCGTCAACGACGTCATGCTCAGCGCTGTTTCCGGCGCGTTGACCAGATACTTGCGCGAGCGCGGTGATGACGGGGTCGACGAGGTCATTTGGATGATTCCGGTCAGTGTCCAGGCGGTTGAGCCAGGCATCCCGAAGGAGCTTGGCAACCACTTTGCGTTGGTCGCTCTCCGGATGCCGATCGGGATTGACGACGTCACCACTCGAATCAAGGAAATGCATCATCGAATGGAACGGATCAAGAATTCCGATGAAGCGATTCTGACCTTTGGAATCCAGCGGACAATCTCACAAGCGCCCCGCAAAATCGCTGTTGGATTGACCAACTACTTTGCCGACAAGGCGGTCGGGGTCCTGACCAACGTTCCTGGGCCGCGGACTCCGATGAGCCTGGCCGGCACCCGGGTGGATGGAATCCTCGGCTGGGCTCCTTGCTCAGGCGATCAGCCGATGACCGTGTGCATCTTCAGTTACAACGGTCGCGTGACCGTTGGTTTCGGAACAGACAAGACTCTGGTGCCTGATGTTATGAGGCTCAGTGAGCTCTTCGACGAGGAGTTCAGATCGATGTACGCCGAGGTACTTGGCCGGCCAATCGACAGTAAGTGACGTAAGGGCGCGCCGTCGTCAAATTCACGGCAACAACTCAATCAGGAGGAATCATGTCAAAGAAGTTCACCAACGCAGACACCTACTCAGCAAGTGCTGATCAGATGTGGGCGATGATTTGCGACCACGCGTACTGGGACAGCAAGTACGAGACGCTTGGTGCAACGAACGTCGAATGGCTGACGTTCAACGCAAGCGATACCGCGCTGACGGTCTCCTCGACACGCGAGGTCGACGCGAATCTTCCGAGCGCCGCGAAGAAGATCATCGGCGAAACCGCTGTTGTCACTCAGACCGAGGAGTGGACCCGTTCCGGGAGCGCGTGCAATTGCACAATCTCGATCGCGACCAAGGGTGCTCCGGGTGGCACCGAGGGCACGATGACCATCAAGTCAGATGGCGATACCTCGATATGGACTGCCGACTTCGACATCAAGGTCTCCATCCCGTTGCTGGGCAAGAAGCTCGAGAGCATTATGCATGAGGAGACTGCGAACAACTTCGTCAAGGAGAAGAGCTT is a window from the Candidatus Nanopelagicales bacterium genome containing:
- a CDS encoding MFS transporter, with product MGTTSAGQASPGILSGKPAQAGLVLATLITGAIVANINTSISNVALPSIGRALQATNTELTGITDAYQLGIAATVLYLGAVGDRHGRRKLLLIGAALCVPFSLASVFATSALMLIIAQMLVGVSCGMLYPTTLSLISSLWSGVGKTKAIALWTGIGTGTSILGPILGGWMLGVFWWGSVFAITIPLAVLVFVAGFKLLPKSAGESDAPVDHPGGGLSVVMIACFVLSIVILPQGLTPVIWGLWAVVLVSGVLFVVRERKAPNPLFDFRAASIPTFWVAFVVGLIAFGALVGAMFIGQQFTQNVLGMDPLSAVLLTLGLAAGMFPSSVAAGRMIEARGTRTPFMIGLSVVVLGFLLMLFTWQVGTSLLWVVAAYLSIGIGIGMASTCAMRSLSMSLPLTKAGMSSGSADLTKDLGGAVFQAILGTLLAVAYSDYFSRAFAQLPTDQAQQLGNRAAQEIGSSYEGAEAVAKTLPGADATQLIAAANQAFTEGKSTAIAVATAAVLIAITLVWWKYPRVSDERRLFGGINAQNDQNAQITGDSGDPHDLANQ
- a CDS encoding acyl-CoA thioesterase — protein: MSEPTVRRTLATMRWSDMDALGHVHNIKMLEYYEAARAELIHEVLDLGAPADIGLVVRHHDIDYLAPLVYRSSPIAVDMVVDRIGSTSFSLSYTVTEPDNSVIYSRASTVIVAIEKTTGKPKQLPEFLRGHLRRYLQLKAS
- a CDS encoding fasciclin domain-containing protein, which translates into the protein MMKLKYIGIAAVAVVALAGCSSTASSTTSESPTASASVSPTATGDVVAVAAGNPTTTTLVTAVEAAGLVETLQGPGPFTVFAPTDEAFAALPAGVLDKLVQPENKATLQKILTYHVVSGAVYSSDIKAGKVKTVEGQDVTLSTTDGVTINGAAVSTADVPATNGVVHLIDQVLVPPGVDVSKLK
- a CDS encoding arginase family protein, giving the protein MQSPSRSPSARRVALIGAPFNSAGTAGGVAKGPAVLRESGLLARMHSSGVSVRDTGDVAVGSPQPLRDALTGLLAIGSLQATTVGLTDAVAGTIAAQQIPLVLGGDCAVLVGAIAGAASREATPGLIFIDGHEDAWPPLVSHSGEVADSELGLLLGINQLDPASILARGLHILPGANVAVLGPRDEREISASGIPSIAERVGVFLDASGLVNDLDSGKTVAQNFASRGLSWWLHVDLDVLST
- a CDS encoding DUF1298 domain-containing protein, with product MTSQDALWLSMDRPNNLMVIDTVMWFRETPDWDAVRHVVADRLVANFPVFRSHPVVDGDGWAWEEDSAFDINQCLKVVELPEPGDLMVLRSFVASQRSIAFDKSGPLWTMHLINNVRFEDGTVGAAIMARFHHSIADGIRLVQAVISLCDIEDDGLPPVGRKLRNSTTPIAIARSTARNAVKSVADVGSATASTVLGAAGSVGVVASTALAGDPVGAAGGVVDGGRNLVTLGVKAMRYPERVMDVNLLVSSPDNRIANDVGTVGKLLLAGSSVETVWSGTPSVEKDAGWAPVVELVDVKAIGRATGTTVNDVMLSAVSGALTRYLRERGDDGVDEVIWMIPVSVQAVEPGIPKELGNHFALVALRMPIGIDDVTTRIKEMHHRMERIKNSDEAILTFGIQRTISQAPRKIAVGLTNYFADKAVGVLTNVPGPRTPMSLAGTRVDGILGWAPCSGDQPMTVCIFSYNGRVTVGFGTDKTLVPDVMRLSELFDEEFRSMYAEVLGRPIDSK
- a CDS encoding DUF2505 domain-containing protein, translating into MSKKFTNADTYSASADQMWAMICDHAYWDSKYETLGATNVEWLTFNASDTALTVSSTREVDANLPSAAKKIIGETAVVTQTEEWTRSGSACNCTISIATKGAPGGTEGTMTIKSDGDTSIWTADFDIKVSIPLLGKKLESIMHEETANNFVKEKSFNDEWLASH